One genomic region from Uloborus diversus isolate 005 chromosome 2, Udiv.v.3.1, whole genome shotgun sequence encodes:
- the LOC129216458 gene encoding uncharacterized protein LOC129216458, whose translation MKANVLGVREKEILNDFSNSIQFSNGRYCVELPWKPGMKEKLADNKENAVRRFQVLIKRFGNSPPFFETYKGVIDSYLGEGIVAVPSLDRLSSNQEFYLPHHAVIRDEKPTTRLRIVFDGSAHEDGQFSLNECLFKGLNLYPSLFELLLKFRQSKIAFTADIKQAFLQIEIRFGQRFY comes from the coding sequence ATGAAAGCGAATGTTCTCGGTGTTAGGgaaaaggaaatcttgaatgACTTCAGTAATTCCATTCAATTTTCAAATGGGAGATATTGTGTGGAGTTGCCGTGGAAACCAGGAATGAAGGAAAAATTAGCCGATAATAAGGAAAATGCAGTTAGGCGTTTTCAGGTGTTGATTAAAAGGTTTGGAAATAGTCCtccattttttgaaacttataagGGAGTGATTGATAGCTATCTTGGAGAAGGTATAGTCGCAGTTCCGTCATTAGATAGGCTGTCATCTAATCAGGAATTTTACTTGCCTCACCATGCGGTAATTCGTGACGAAAAACCTACGACACGTTTGCGAATTGTGTTCGATGGCTCTGCTCATGAGGATGGACAGTTTTCACTAAATGAATGTCTTTTTAAAGGACTCAATTTATATCCAAGTCTTTTTGAGCTGTTGCTAAAATTTAGGCAAAGTAAAATCGCATTTACTGCTGATATAAAACAAGCATTTCTACAAATTGAGATCCGATTCGGACAGAGATTTTACTAG